TCTTTTCTTCATTATAAATTGGTGCGATGAGTGAAATTAGCATAAAGACTCCTTAAGTATTATGTTAAAATGTTAATTATAAATCATAAAGATATTTTAACATACAATGAAGAAATTCGGACTTTGTATGATGATTAATTTAAATAACTGGAAAGAAGTGAGATTATGGCGATACAATGGTTCCCGGGACATATGGCGAAAGCGAGAAGAGAAGTTACAGAACAGCTGAAACTTGTAGATGTTGTATTTGAACTTGTTGATGCACGTATTCCATACTCTTCGCGTAACCCTATGATTGATGAAGTGATCAAGGATAAACCGCGTGTAGTATTATTGAATAAGATGGATATGGCCAACTTGAACGAAACGAAGAAATGGATGCAATTCTTTGAAGATAAAGGTTTCTATCCTGTGCTGATTGATAGTAAGAACGGAAAGAACTTATCTCAGGTGACAAAGGCTGCAGAAATTGTAACGCAGGAAAAGTTTGATCGTATGAGACAAAAAGGGTTGAGACCACGTGCAATTCGAGCGATGATTGTCGGAATTCCTAATGTCGGAAAATCAACATTGATCAATCGACTTGCAAAAAAATCAATTGCGAAGACAGGAAATATGCCTGGTGTAACAAAGAAACAGCAGTGGATTAAAGTAGGAAAGACTCTGGAATTATTAGATACTCCAGGGATTCTATGGCCAAAGTTTGAAGATCAGACGGTCGGCAAAAAATTAAGCTTAACAGGGGCAATTAAAGACAGCATCGTTCATTTAGATGAAGTTGCAATATACGGCATTTCATTTTTGCAGGAAAGAGACCTAGCAACGTTTAACAAGCATTATAACATTGATGTTACTGCAGATACACCCTACCTAGAAGTATTTGATGCGATTGGTAGAAGTCGCGGTCTAAAGTTAAAAGGGAATGAAATCGATTATGAGTCAGTTGTGGAATTGATCATCCGAGATATTCGTAACGAAAAAATTGGAAAATATACATTCGATCATATTTCGATGCTAGAGGAAAATAATGAACAGTAAACAATTTTCGATTGCAGTATTAAAAGAGAAAGTAAAAATGATGCCAAAAGATGAACTCGCTATCTTCTTTCTGGAAGAAGATAGAGCTGGTGCATTAGCTGTGAAAAGAAGAAGAGAGAATGAACTATATAAGCTTGAGCAATCGATAGCGCAATACGAACAGATGCAATTATATGAAGAGCGCTATAAAGGGAAGATCATCTGTGGCATTGACGAAGTTGGACGTGGCCCACTTGCAGGTCCTGTAATCGCATGTGCAGTAATATTGAATGAAGATCATCGCTATTTAGGGCTGAAAGATTCAAAGCAATTGTCAAAACAAAAAAGAGATGTGCTCTATCATGAGCTGACACAGGCAGTGACCTATGCCATCGGTGAGGCATCAGTAGAAGAAATTGATGCATTAAACATATATGAAGCAACGAAGCTTGCGATGCGACGTGCAGTTGACAGATTACCGGTTACACCTGAAGTATTGTTGATAGATGCGATGAAGCTGGATTCTGGACTTATTGAAGAATCAATTATTAAAGGCGATGCAAATAGCATATCCATTGCAGCAGCGAGTGTAATTGCAAAAGTTTATCGCGATCAGCTGATGGAAAATATACATGCTGATTATCCGTTTTATGATTTTAATAATAACGCAGGCTATGGTACGAAGAATCATATTGATGGATTGATGGCGTATGGCATCACTGAACATCATAGAAGATCATTTGAACCCATTAAATCGATGGTGCATACTGAACAAAAGTCACAGACAATTACGACGTGAAGCGTAATTGTCTGTTTTTTTAAGCGTTTGCGGTTTACAATAGCGCTTTCATTTTTTATAATTGGAACGTAAGCTAAATTAATGCGCATTATAGGAGGATGGACAATGAATATCCATGAGTATCAAGGGAAAGAAATTTTTCGCTCTATGGGTGTAGCGGTACCGAATGGTTCTGTTGCTTATACACCTGAAGAAGCAGTTGAAGTAGCTAAAGGACTTAAAGAGGGCGTTTACGTTGTTAAAGCTCAAATTCACGCGGGTGGTCGTGGCAAAGCAGGCGGCGTTAAAATTGCAAAGTCTTTAGAAGAAGTTGAAAGCTACGCAAAAGAATTACTTGGTAAAGTGTTAGTAACACACCAGACTGGTCCTGAAGGTAAAGAAGTGAAACGTCTTCTTGTTGAAGAAGGATGCGATATTAAGAAAGAATACTATTTAGGTTTCGTATTAGACCGTGCTACTGATAGCGTTGTATTAATGGGATCTGAAGAAGGTGGAACTGAAATTGAAGAAGTAGCTGAAGCGACACCTGAGAAGATCTTTAAAGAAGTTATCGATCCAGTAGTAGGATTAATGCCATTCCAAGCTCGTCGTTTAGCATTTAATATTAACATTCCTAAAGAATCAGTGAATAAGGCAGTTAAAATTATGTTAGGTCTTTATGATGTATTTATTAAGAAAGATGCATCGATCATTGAAATCAATCCATTAGTTACGACAGGTGAAGGAGATGTCCTTGCACTTGATGCTAAGATCAATTTTGATTCTAATGCGTTATTCCGTCAAAAAGACGTTACTGAGTTACGTGACTTAGACGAAGAAGATCCAAAAGAAATCGAAGCATCAAAATATGATTTATCATATATTGCTTTAGATGGAAATATCGGATGTATGGTTAACGGTGCCGGACTTGCGATGGCAACGATGGACACGATCAACCACTTCGGCGGAAATCCGGCGAACTTCCTGGATGTAGGGGGCGGCGCTACGAAAGAGAAAGTTACTGAAGCGTTCAAAATCATTTTAGGTGATGAAAAAGTTGAAGGTATTTTTGTAAATATCTTTGGTGGTATCATGAAATGTGACATTATCGCTGAAGGTGTTGTAGCAGCAGCTAAAGAATTAGAATTAACAATTCCATTAGTTGTACGTCTAGAAGGTACAAACGTTGAACAAGGTAAAGAAATTCTAAACAATTCTGGATTAGCAATCACTCCAGCAAATACAATGGCTGAAGGTGCACAAAAAATCGTTGAATTAGTAAAAGAAGCTAAATAGGAAGCGGGGATAAACGTGGGAGTATTTATTGATAAAGATACGAAAGTAATCGTACAAGGTATTACAGGATCAACAGCATTATTTCATACAAAACAAATGATCGAATATGGTACAAAGATCGTTGCAGGTGTTACACCTGGTAAAGGCGGCATGGAAGTTGAAGGCGTGCCTGTATTCAATACAGTAGAAGAAGCAGTTAAAGCTACTGGTGCAACAGTTTCAGTTATCTATGTACCAGCACCATTTGCTGCTGATGCAATCGTAGAATGTGTAGATGCAGAATTAGATTTAGCAATCTGTATTACGGAGCATATTCCAGTATTAGATATGGTTAAAGTTAAACGTTATATGCAAGGCAAGAAAACACGTTTAGTCGGACCAAACTGTCCAGGTGTGATTACTGCTGACGAATGTAAGATTGGTATCATGCCAGGATACATTCATAAAAAAGGACATGTTGGTGTCGTAAGTCGTTCTGGAACATTAACTTATGAAGCAGTGCATCAATTAACACAGTTAGGTATCGGTCAGACAACAGCAGTTGGAATTGGTGGAGACCCAGTTAACGGTACAAACTTCATCGACGCTTTAGAAGCATTTAACAATGACCCAGAAACTTTAGCTGTCGTAATGATCGGTGAAATCGGTGGAACAGCGGAAGAAGAAGCAGCTGAATGGGTTAAAGCAAATATGAAGAAACCTGTTGTAGGCTTCATCGGTGGTCAAACAGCTCCTCCAGGAAAACGTATGGGACACGCAGGTGCAATCATCTCTGGTGGTAAAGGTACAGCATCAGAAAAGATTAAAGCGATGAATGCTGCAGGTATTAAAACAGCAGCAACACCATCTGATATCGGTTCAACATTAGTAGAACGTATTAAAGAAGAAGATGGATTATACGAAAAATGTTTAACAGTTAAATAATTAGATAAATCCCGAATGACCGATTACTTATCGGTTATTCGGGATTTTTTTATTACTAATATTTACAAATATTAATATTTAAATGAATTGAAATTAAAAAATACCTATTAGAATATAAATGAGGTGATAAGGATGAAAAGACATCATAAACTATTAAAACTCATTTATGCAGGTTTTACGACTCAGGAGTTACACAAGATATATAATGTGTACCATTCATTTGATCTAAATATGTTTCAGCTCAAACCTATATTACGGCAAATTCTGAACTGTAACGAACGAACTCTGGATAATAAGTTGACAAAATTTCAGAATCTTAAGAGCAGCATGCTACTTGAAGAGCTTGAAAGCAAGGAGATTACCCCACTTTATTTTGACTCTGAAACGTACCCCAAAATACTGCTTGAAATTTATGATTACCCTTTCATTTTATTCACAAAAGGCAATATTAATATCCTTAATTATTCGAATGCTTTAGCGATTGTAGGGAGCAGGGATGCGACGAATTATACTGCGAATGCGCTCGACCAGATTGTACCTGAACTTATCAAAAATAATATATTTATTGTCAGCGGCCTTGCAAAAGGTGCGGATAATTATGCACATCTTGCGTGTAACTTCTATGGTGGCCATACGATTGGAGTACTTGCATATGGTCATGATTTTGTTTATCCGGCTGAAACTGCGCTCATTAGAAAATTGATGGAAAAAAATCATATCGTTATAAGTGAATATCCACCATCGACACCGATTCAGAAGTTTAGATTTCCGGAACGTAATAGAATTATCAGTGGTCTTGCTCAAGGGGTCCTGATTACAGAAGCGAAAGAGAGAAGCGGGAGTCTCATTACGCTTGATCAGGGACTAGAACAAGACAGAAATATCTATTGCCTACCTGGACCTATCAATCATGAACTGTCATCCGGATGTAACAAAAGAATAAAAGAAGGTGCAAAGTTAGTGCAATGCGCACAAGACATCCTGGAAGATTATTCTTTTCCTGATATTTCAAAAAATTAAAATTATATTTATGAGTTTTATTTGACAATCACTTACTTATACGTATATTATTTATCATTGAAAACAAATTAAGTAAGAGGGGGATATACAATTGGCAGAAAATCTCGTCATTGTTGAATCGCCTGCAAAAGCCAAAACCATTGAAAAATATTTAGGAAAGAAATTTAAAGTTGTCGCATCTATGGGGCATGTACGTGATTTACCACGTAGCCAGATGGGCGTAGATACTGAAAATGATTTTGATCCAAGATATATAACGATTAGAGGAAAAGGACCTATCGTACAAGATTTAAAAAAGCATGCGAAGCGCGCGAAGCATGTTTATCTTGCGAGTGACCCGGACCGTGAAGGTGAAGCGATTGCCTGGCATTTAGCACATATACTGAATATTGATGAAAAAGCAGATTCAAGAGTTGTATTTAATGAAATTACAAAGGATGCTGTCAAAGAGAGTTTTAAGCATCCGAGACAAATTGAACAAAACCTTGTAGATGCACAACAAGCACGACGTGTACTTGATCGCCTTGTAGGTTACAATATTTCACCAGTATTATGGAAGAAAGTTAAAAAAGGACTTTCAGCTGGCCGTGTTCAATCTGTGGCACTCAAACTTATTATTGACCGAGAAGAAGAAATAAATGCATTTAAACCAGAAGAATACTGGACGATTGATGGATTGTTTGAATATAACAAAAAGCAGTTTAAGGCAAAGTTCTTACATGAAAACAATAAATCGAAGAAATTAAAGCAGGAAGATGACGTTAAAGCAATCGTTAAACAATTGAAATCTGATATGTTCAAAGTAACTGATGTTACAAAGAAGGAGAAGCTCAGAAATCCTGCACAACCATTTACAACAAGTTCACTGCAGCAAGAAGCTGCACGTAAGCTTAACTTCAAAGCACGTAAAACGATGATGCTTGCACAACAATTGTATGAAGGGATCGACCTTAAGAAGCAAGGTACTGTTGGGTTGATTACATATATGCGTACGGATTCAACACGTATTTCTGATACTGCAAAGAATGAAGCTGCAAGTTATATTGAAGAACATTATGGTAAGGAATACTTGTCTAAACGCAAAAGTAAGAGTGGTGGTGCTCAAGATGCACATGAAGCAGTTCGTCCAACGTCAGTGCTGCGCACACCATCTGACATGAAAGCATATCTCTCTAGAGATCAGCTGCGTCTATACAAATTGATCTGGGAGCGTTTTATGGCAAGCCAAATGGCTGCAGCAGTCATTGACACGGTCAGTGTAGATCTCGTTCAGGATAATATTAAATTTAGAGCAAATGGCCAGACAATTAAGTTTAAAGGATTTATGAGTGTATACATTGAAGGTCAGGATGAAGAAACAGAAGACGGAGAAAATAAATTACCAGTGCTTGAAGTGGGTAATACAGTCAAGGCGGTTAATATCGATGAGAATCAACATTTCACACAGCCACCTCCGCGCTATACTGAAGCTAGACTTGTTAAAACGATGGAAGAAAAAGGAATTGGCAGACCTTCAACCTATGCTCCAACTTTAGATACGATTCAAAAGCGTAATTATGTTAAAGTTGACCAGAAGAAATTTTATCCGACAGAGCTTGGCATAATCGTCAATGAATCTGTTAAAGAATACTTCCCCGAAATTATTGATATTGATTTCACGGTGAATATGGAAACGTTACTAGATAAAATTGCCAGTGGAGATATGGAATGGAAGAAAGTCATTTCAACTTTTTATGGTGATTTCAAAACGCATGTTGAACGTGCAGAGTCAGAAATGGAAAAGATTGAAATCAAGGACGAACCCGCAGGAGAAGATTGTGAAAAATGCGGTTCTCCGATGGTATATAAAATGGGACGTTATGGAAAGTTTATGGCTTGTTCAAACTTCCCGG
Above is a window of Macrococcoides canis DNA encoding:
- the dprA gene encoding DNA-processing protein DprA yields the protein MTKFQNLKSSMLLEELESKEITPLYFDSETYPKILLEIYDYPFILFTKGNINILNYSNALAIVGSRDATNYTANALDQIVPELIKNNIFIVSGLAKGADNYAHLACNFYGGHTIGVLAYGHDFVYPAETALIRKLMEKNHIVISEYPPSTPIQKFRFPERNRIISGLAQGVLITEAKERSGSLITLDQGLEQDRNIYCLPGPINHELSSGCNKRIKEGAKLVQCAQDILEDYSFPDISKN
- a CDS encoding ribonuclease HII, which produces MNSKQFSIAVLKEKVKMMPKDELAIFFLEEDRAGALAVKRRRENELYKLEQSIAQYEQMQLYEERYKGKIICGIDEVGRGPLAGPVIACAVILNEDHRYLGLKDSKQLSKQKRDVLYHELTQAVTYAIGEASVEEIDALNIYEATKLAMRRAVDRLPVTPEVLLIDAMKLDSGLIEESIIKGDANSISIAAASVIAKVYRDQLMENIHADYPFYDFNNNAGYGTKNHIDGLMAYGITEHHRRSFEPIKSMVHTEQKSQTITT
- the sucD gene encoding succinate--CoA ligase subunit alpha, with amino-acid sequence MGVFIDKDTKVIVQGITGSTALFHTKQMIEYGTKIVAGVTPGKGGMEVEGVPVFNTVEEAVKATGATVSVIYVPAPFAADAIVECVDAELDLAICITEHIPVLDMVKVKRYMQGKKTRLVGPNCPGVITADECKIGIMPGYIHKKGHVGVVSRSGTLTYEAVHQLTQLGIGQTTAVGIGGDPVNGTNFIDALEAFNNDPETLAVVMIGEIGGTAEEEAAEWVKANMKKPVVGFIGGQTAPPGKRMGHAGAIISGGKGTASEKIKAMNAAGIKTAATPSDIGSTLVERIKEEDGLYEKCLTVK
- the topA gene encoding type I DNA topoisomerase is translated as MQLAENLVIVESPAKAKTIEKYLGKKFKVVASMGHVRDLPRSQMGVDTENDFDPRYITIRGKGPIVQDLKKHAKRAKHVYLASDPDREGEAIAWHLAHILNIDEKADSRVVFNEITKDAVKESFKHPRQIEQNLVDAQQARRVLDRLVGYNISPVLWKKVKKGLSAGRVQSVALKLIIDREEEINAFKPEEYWTIDGLFEYNKKQFKAKFLHENNKSKKLKQEDDVKAIVKQLKSDMFKVTDVTKKEKLRNPAQPFTTSSLQQEAARKLNFKARKTMMLAQQLYEGIDLKKQGTVGLITYMRTDSTRISDTAKNEAASYIEEHYGKEYLSKRKSKSGGAQDAHEAVRPTSVLRTPSDMKAYLSRDQLRLYKLIWERFMASQMAAAVIDTVSVDLVQDNIKFRANGQTIKFKGFMSVYIEGQDEETEDGENKLPVLEVGNTVKAVNIDENQHFTQPPPRYTEARLVKTMEEKGIGRPSTYAPTLDTIQKRNYVKVDQKKFYPTELGIIVNESVKEYFPEIIDIDFTVNMETLLDKIASGDMEWKKVISTFYGDFKTHVERAESEMEKIEIKDEPAGEDCEKCGSPMVYKMGRYGKFMACSNFPDCRNTKAIVKTIGVPCPKCKDGEVVERKSKKNRIFYGCSNFPECDYISWDKPIARNCPKCDTQLVERKKGKQTQVVCTNCDYDEKPQ
- the sucC gene encoding ADP-forming succinate--CoA ligase subunit beta, producing the protein MNIHEYQGKEIFRSMGVAVPNGSVAYTPEEAVEVAKGLKEGVYVVKAQIHAGGRGKAGGVKIAKSLEEVESYAKELLGKVLVTHQTGPEGKEVKRLLVEEGCDIKKEYYLGFVLDRATDSVVLMGSEEGGTEIEEVAEATPEKIFKEVIDPVVGLMPFQARRLAFNINIPKESVNKAVKIMLGLYDVFIKKDASIIEINPLVTTGEGDVLALDAKINFDSNALFRQKDVTELRDLDEEDPKEIEASKYDLSYIALDGNIGCMVNGAGLAMATMDTINHFGGNPANFLDVGGGATKEKVTEAFKIILGDEKVEGIFVNIFGGIMKCDIIAEGVVAAAKELELTIPLVVRLEGTNVEQGKEILNNSGLAITPANTMAEGAQKIVELVKEAK
- the ylqF gene encoding ribosome biogenesis GTPase YlqF, whose protein sequence is MAIQWFPGHMAKARREVTEQLKLVDVVFELVDARIPYSSRNPMIDEVIKDKPRVVLLNKMDMANLNETKKWMQFFEDKGFYPVLIDSKNGKNLSQVTKAAEIVTQEKFDRMRQKGLRPRAIRAMIVGIPNVGKSTLINRLAKKSIAKTGNMPGVTKKQQWIKVGKTLELLDTPGILWPKFEDQTVGKKLSLTGAIKDSIVHLDEVAIYGISFLQERDLATFNKHYNIDVTADTPYLEVFDAIGRSRGLKLKGNEIDYESVVELIIRDIRNEKIGKYTFDHISMLEENNEQ